The DNA sequence GATAATCAAagcaaaaacgcctcttttattGCCTCAATAACAAGAAAGGCTCTGAAACTGCATGAAGTGGCATCACATACTTTTCAGAGGAAATGGAAAAGGTTAGAATCATATGAGAAAAGCACCTGAAATGGTTTCTCTCTCCATTGGAAGACACAACCTCGGGCTTCTAAATGTTGAAGAAGAGGTTGTGGTAGCAACGGTTTAAATGATGTCTGCAGCTTAACTTTAGTAAGTCCGCCGCAAGCCAAAAGTGCAGCTCCTAGTCCACCGGGAGACAAACCTTTCAGGTGTAGGATTGTCATGTTCTGCAGACTTCTGATGCTGGCAAGAGACAACAGCCCCACGTCCGTCACTGAAGTGTACGATAAATTTATCTGTGTATTTGACAGATGACCAGCTATTATTAGATGCCAATGCTCCACTCCGTCGAACATTACATTCAATGAAAGAGAAACTGTAGTTACCTGTTTGAGGTTAAGCGAGAAGTGAGCAAGTGGAAtcattccagcatcatcaatgtTGCGGCAGTTTTTGATGTCTAGCTTGGTAAGTTGCTTACATCCCACAGCAACAGCGGCAAGACCAAAAGATGTGACAAAAGGACAACTTCTACTTTCGAGTGTATTCAACTTTGAACACTTGGATAAAGATATGAACGAGCCATCAGTAATACGATTGCAATAGGCAATATTGATCATTTCAAGGCCAACACAACCGCGAGCAATTGCTAATATTCCCAAGTCGGAAATTCCAGCTGATCTGTCAAGAAGAATAATTAATCCAGCGATCAGCACACTTTATCTCTCGAACGTCATAGCGTAGAGTTAAGAGTTTCCCAGTCtatcaccaaaaaaaaaaaagttcaaagAAATTGCACAAGATATGAAGCACTGTGAAATATACACCTGTATAAATCAAGCTCCTTAAGATTTGAGCAGCACATGCCAATGTGAGTAACGCCCTGATCAGTTATATTCAGGCAGATCCCCAGCTTTAGGCTGGAAAGACGGGCACACTTGGAAATGGACTTCAAGCCTGCATATGTAGGAGAGCATAAGATACAAAAAGGTGGAAGTTTTGAAATTACGACAAAAGCCTGAAACCTTTAGGGCAAAGGGGTGACCTTCATCGTCAACTTCGTTGTCCGTAAGGTCAAGCTCTTCAAGGTACTGGCAACGCTGTCCAATTAGAACAAAAGCTTCTCTCGGGACTAGAGTACAAGACTCCATCCTGAGAGAAGTAAGGGAGGCACAGGAATTTGTTATATGGGAAATGGATACGTGAGTTATCTTGCGGCAACAAGTAATGTCAAGCTTCCTTAAGTCTTTGTGCTTTGTTACGAGGGAGCAGAGACCACCATCCGTCACCCCCAAGCATTTACTTAAGCTCAGTTCCCTTAGTGAAACACACCAATTTCCAATAGCTTTCAGTCCAGAGCATGTAACTTGGCAACCATCTAGTTTGACGGACCGCAACCTGGAAAGCTTCTGCAAGCTATCCGCGACAGCTGATGTTACCTGAAATACCAATAATTGTAAATCATCAATCGAATTAAAACTCATACTACTGAAAGATGCTTAAGTCAGTTAAGCCTTACAGGAGAACCATATGCTAAGATAAGTTGCTGCAGACATTCGGCACTGCTAGTGAGAGACGACAAACCCACGTGACTAACATTCTGACAGCTTGACATATCAAGTGCCTGAAAAAAGCCAACATACATGTAGTGATATTAGTCAACAGTGACTTTGAATGAAAAGTAGAAATAACTTGTAAATGGGAGCAAAAACAAAAACAGATAATGATGTGCAAGGGAACACTTTAATTTCATAATAGGCCACTTCTTTGGGACATCTGACAATCAGGTAGAATTCTGAGCTGCCTATACTCCGGGTTACCCAAATTATTAACTATCTCAGAGAACTTATAATAGTGTTGGCATAGTGAGACTCCAagtattattttttgtttttgataACTGTGATGTCCGGGCCGGCTTATGCggacctcgactaattccacgagaACGagatacctgctacctcccaccagcaacaaGTACCAGGTAAGTCTGTCCTCCAAGCTTGGACAGatggaagaaatcacctagtctTTTCGCCTCTgttgggatttgaacctgagacctcatggttcgtaacccacttcattgaccactaggccacacccttgggttcCGTGAGACTCCAATTATTAACTAGGCAATTAAGAAAAGTAGCCATATACTTTGTACATGTGAAAGAAAGGGTGCTTGAAGCTAGGATTATATCACAATTCACAAATTGTAGTCCACACAATAACAATATCcctttatttttttctattttccgAAGGAAAGAAGAATATCAGAACCAAAGTC is a window from the Nicotiana tomentosiformis chromosome 10, ASM39032v3, whole genome shotgun sequence genome containing:
- the LOC104094876 gene encoding F-box/LRR-repeat protein 3, producing the protein MIPKVSILGTMKKQKPNSQSNFNNHFDLLSEEIVFSILDYLNDNPIDKKSFSLVCKTFYATESHHRKILKPLRSEHLTKILSRYPQVNHLDLSLCPRITDSSLTVIASFCKEMLRSINLSRSKFFTHLGLSNLVLNCGNLVEIDLSNATELKDVGAAALAEAKNLEKLWLVRCKSITDIGLGCIAVGCRKLRLLSLRWCLGVGDLGVGLIAVKCKEIRCLDLSYLPITNECLSSISKLQYLEDLVLEGCYGIDDDSLASLKQGCKSLKALDMSSCQNVSHVGLSSLTSSAECLQQLILAYGSPVTSAVADSLQKLSRLRSVKLDGCQVTCSGLKAIGNWCVSLRELSLSKCLGVTDGGLCSLVTKHKDLRKLDITCCRKITHVSISHITNSCASLTSLRMESCTLVPREAFVLIGQRCQYLEELDLTDNEVDDEGLKSISKCARLSSLKLGICLNITDQGVTHIGMCCSNLKELDLYRSAGISDLGILAIARGCVGLEMINIAYCNRITDGSFISLSKCSKLNTLESRSCPFVTSFGLAAVAVGCKQLTKLDIKNCRNIDDAGMIPLAHFSLNLKQINLSYTSVTDVGLLSLASIRSLQNMTILHLKGLSPGGLGAALLACGGLTKVKLQTSFKPLLPQPLLQHLEARGCVFQWREKPFQAEVDPLCWKIQLDNLDED